A genomic segment from Saccharicrinis carchari encodes:
- the mutA gene encoding methylmalonyl-CoA mutase small subunit codes for MADKTKKPLLSDFPPVSTEQWMEKITADLKGADFEKKLVWRTNEGFNVRPFYRAEDLDGVNYLDSLPGEFPYVRGTKKDNNWLVRQDINADDAKAANTKALDVLTKGVTSLGFTLCKEVKDMEAHIETLLKNIIADAVEINFNTSHDNQKLFEALVAYVKKTNRELSQVHGSVNFDPLGCLTTSGKTGNDVDSMFNQAKDLIEAGKNLPQFKTIAVNGKHFNNAGSTIVQELAFALSMGNEYMAQLTERGVSVNAVAGAIKFNLGVGGNYFMEMAKLRAARMLWATIVKSYSPSGLEPTKMKIHCETSQWNKTVYDAYVNMLRTQTEAMSASLGGADSLTVQPFDTVFKESDVFSERIARNQQLLLKEESHFDKVVDPSAGSYYLENLTDSIAREAWALFVEVEEKGGYLAALKDGFIQTKVKESADKRKKAVATRRENLLGTNQYPNASEEAGNKISKTSGCETGCGNGDTLVEPIELFRGAEQFEALRLATEKAAKTPKVFMLTYGNLNMRLARSQFSGNFFGCAGYQIIDNNGFPTVEDGVKAAKAAGADIVVLCSSDEEYVDAAPKAFEAIKGEAIFVVAGAPACTDDLKAKGIKHFIHVRSNVLETLQGFSSKLGIE; via the coding sequence ATGGCAGATAAAACTAAGAAACCGTTGTTAAGCGATTTTCCACCCGTTAGCACCGAGCAATGGATGGAAAAAATAACGGCGGATTTAAAAGGCGCTGATTTCGAAAAGAAGTTAGTTTGGAGAACCAACGAAGGCTTTAACGTTCGTCCTTTTTATCGAGCGGAGGATTTAGATGGGGTTAATTATCTCGACAGCCTTCCCGGAGAGTTCCCGTACGTACGTGGAACAAAAAAAGACAACAACTGGCTGGTAAGGCAAGATATTAACGCAGACGACGCCAAGGCGGCCAACACTAAAGCCTTAGATGTTTTAACAAAAGGGGTTACCTCCCTGGGCTTTACCCTGTGTAAGGAGGTCAAAGATATGGAGGCTCATATCGAAACCTTGTTGAAGAACATTATTGCCGATGCCGTTGAGATTAACTTTAACACGAGCCACGACAACCAAAAATTATTTGAAGCGCTGGTAGCTTACGTAAAAAAAACCAACCGGGAACTCTCACAGGTGCACGGTTCGGTAAATTTTGATCCGCTGGGCTGTTTAACCACTTCGGGAAAAACGGGAAATGATGTCGACAGCATGTTTAATCAAGCAAAGGATTTAATTGAAGCAGGCAAAAATCTACCTCAATTCAAAACCATCGCAGTCAACGGCAAGCATTTTAATAATGCCGGATCTACCATCGTTCAGGAGTTGGCTTTTGCCTTGTCTATGGGCAATGAGTATATGGCACAGCTTACTGAGAGAGGTGTTTCGGTAAATGCTGTTGCAGGAGCCATTAAATTTAATTTGGGCGTTGGCGGAAATTATTTTATGGAGATGGCCAAGCTTCGTGCTGCACGTATGCTATGGGCTACCATCGTAAAATCCTATAGTCCGTCCGGTTTGGAACCTACTAAAATGAAAATCCACTGTGAAACATCGCAATGGAACAAAACTGTGTACGATGCATACGTAAATATGCTGCGTACCCAAACCGAAGCCATGTCCGCTTCGTTGGGTGGTGCGGACTCACTTACCGTTCAGCCTTTCGACACCGTATTTAAGGAGTCCGATGTGTTTTCAGAAAGGATAGCACGCAACCAGCAGTTATTATTAAAAGAGGAGTCGCACTTTGATAAAGTGGTTGATCCTTCGGCGGGTTCTTACTATCTCGAAAACCTTACCGACAGTATTGCCAGAGAAGCCTGGGCATTGTTTGTTGAGGTGGAAGAAAAAGGTGGATACCTCGCAGCTTTAAAAGATGGTTTTATCCAGACCAAAGTAAAAGAAAGTGCCGATAAGCGTAAAAAAGCGGTAGCTACGCGTCGTGAAAATTTACTGGGCACCAATCAATATCCAAATGCTTCGGAAGAAGCCGGCAACAAAATTTCCAAAACTTCAGGCTGCGAAACCGGATGTGGCAATGGCGATACCCTTGTAGAACCCATTGAGCTATTCCGCGGAGCAGAGCAGTTTGAGGCATTACGTTTGGCTACTGAAAAAGCAGCAAAAACGCCAAAAGTATTTATGCTTACCTACGGAAATCTTAATATGCGTTTGGCACGTTCGCAGTTTTCGGGTAACTTTTTTGGCTGTGCAGGATATCAAATTATCGATAACAACGGGTTCCCCACGGTTGAGGATGGTGTTAAAGCCGCCAAAGCCGCCGGTGCCGATATCGTTGTGCTGTGTTCTTCGGACGAGGAGTATGTAGATGCGGCGCCCAAAGCATTCGAAGCTATTAAGGGCGAAGCCATTTTTGTGGTTGCCGGAGCACCCGCCTGCACCGACGACCTAAAAGCAAAAGGCATCAAGCATTTTATCCATGTACGTTCAAACGTACTCGAAACATTGCAAGGATTTAGCAGTAAATTGGGAATAGAATAA
- the scpA gene encoding methylmalonyl-CoA mutase, with protein MARPNFKNIDFKKSSPCGGVSAKEWEKKHGIKKDWVTPERIPVKSVYSKEDLEGMEHLNYAAGLPPFLRGPYSAMYAMRPWTVRQYAGFSTAEESNAFYKRNLAAGQKGLSVAFDLATHRGYDSDHERVVGDVGKAGVAIDSIKDMRILFDGIPLNKMSVSMTMNGAVLPVLAFYIVAGLEQGAKLEELSGTIQNDILKEFMVRNTYIYPPNFSMKIIADIFEYTSQKMPKFNSISISGYHMQEAGATADIELAYTLADGLEYLRAGVDAGMDIDSFAPRLSFFWAIGMNHFMEIAKMRAGRMLWAKIVKKFNPKNPKSLALRTHSQTSGWSLTEQDPFNNVGRTCIEAMASALGHTQSLHTNALDEAIALPTDFSARIARNTQIYIQDETQITKAVDPWAGSYYVESLTNDLVEKAWALIEEVEELGGMAKAIESGVPKMRIEEAAARAQAKIDAGTQTIVGTNKYRLEKEDPIDILDIDNTAVRLSQIERLKQLKEERNEEEVQAALAAITKAAETGKGNLLELAVDAAQKNASLGEISDACEKVAGRYKAVIRSISGVYSSEAGKDSEFEKACALAKQFAEKEGRQPRIMIAKMGQDGHDRGAKVVATGYADIGFDVDMGPLFQTPAEAAKQAVENDVHVFGVSSLAAGHKTLVPQVIEELKKLGREDIMVICGGVIPAQDYQYLYDAGAVAIFGPGTSVSKAASEILNLLLQAAE; from the coding sequence ATGGCAAGACCAAATTTTAAAAATATAGATTTCAAAAAGAGTTCTCCCTGTGGCGGTGTTAGCGCTAAAGAATGGGAGAAGAAACATGGGATAAAAAAAGATTGGGTGACCCCCGAGCGTATCCCTGTAAAAAGTGTATACAGCAAAGAGGATCTGGAAGGGATGGAACACCTGAATTATGCTGCCGGTCTTCCACCGTTTTTACGCGGTCCGTACTCGGCCATGTACGCCATGCGTCCATGGACAGTACGTCAGTATGCCGGTTTCTCTACAGCCGAGGAATCTAATGCCTTTTACAAAAGAAACCTGGCGGCAGGACAAAAAGGATTATCCGTAGCCTTTGACCTGGCTACCCACCGCGGTTACGACTCGGATCACGAGCGTGTAGTGGGCGATGTAGGTAAAGCCGGTGTAGCCATCGACTCCATCAAAGATATGCGCATACTTTTCGATGGTATTCCCTTGAATAAAATGTCGGTATCCATGACTATGAATGGCGCCGTTCTTCCGGTATTGGCATTTTACATTGTAGCCGGATTAGAGCAAGGAGCAAAATTAGAAGAGCTTTCCGGTACTATTCAAAATGATATCCTCAAAGAATTTATGGTGCGTAACACATATATCTACCCACCTAACTTCTCAATGAAGATTATTGCGGATATTTTTGAGTACACCAGTCAAAAAATGCCCAAGTTTAACTCTATCTCTATATCCGGTTATCATATGCAAGAAGCTGGTGCAACCGCAGATATTGAGTTAGCCTATACTTTGGCCGACGGATTGGAGTATTTACGTGCCGGTGTGGATGCAGGTATGGACATCGACTCCTTTGCACCGCGCTTATCGTTTTTCTGGGCTATCGGTATGAACCATTTTATGGAGATTGCCAAAATGCGTGCCGGACGTATGCTATGGGCAAAGATTGTAAAAAAGTTCAACCCGAAGAATCCAAAATCGCTGGCCTTACGTACCCACTCACAAACATCGGGATGGTCGCTTACCGAGCAGGATCCTTTTAACAACGTGGGACGTACTTGTATCGAAGCCATGGCTTCTGCACTAGGGCACACGCAATCGTTGCACACCAATGCCTTGGATGAGGCCATTGCCCTGCCAACCGATTTCTCGGCCCGTATCGCCCGTAATACGCAAATATACATCCAGGACGAAACACAAATTACTAAAGCAGTTGACCCATGGGCCGGCTCGTACTACGTGGAGTCGCTAACCAATGACCTGGTAGAAAAAGCGTGGGCGCTGATAGAAGAGGTAGAAGAACTGGGTGGTATGGCCAAAGCCATTGAGAGTGGTGTGCCAAAAATGCGTATCGAAGAGGCTGCTGCACGTGCACAGGCCAAAATTGACGCCGGTACACAAACCATTGTGGGAACTAACAAGTATCGTCTGGAAAAAGAAGACCCCATCGATATTTTGGATATTGACAATACAGCGGTACGTCTTTCGCAAATTGAGCGCCTAAAACAATTGAAAGAAGAGCGTAACGAGGAGGAAGTACAAGCTGCTCTGGCCGCCATTACCAAGGCCGCCGAAACAGGAAAAGGCAACTTGCTTGAGCTGGCTGTTGATGCCGCTCAAAAGAATGCTTCCCTGGGTGAGATTTCTGATGCATGTGAAAAAGTAGCAGGTAGATATAAAGCAGTGATACGATCGATTAGTGGTGTTTATTCCAGCGAGGCTGGAAAAGACAGCGAGTTTGAAAAAGCTTGTGCATTGGCAAAACAATTTGCCGAAAAAGAAGGACGTCAGCCCCGTATTATGATTGCCAAAATGGGACAAGACGGTCACGACCGCGGTGCCAAAGTAGTTGCAACGGGATATGCCGACATAGGTTTTGATGTGGATATGGGACCATTGTTCCAAACACCTGCTGAGGCCGCCAAGCAAGCCGTTGAAAATGATGTTCACGTGTTTGGTGTTTCATCTTTGGCTGCCGGCCATAAAACGCTGGTTCCTCAGGTAATTGAAGAGCTTAAAAAACTCGGACGCGAGGATATCATGGTTATTTGTGGTGGTGTAATACCCGCGCAGGATTACCAATACTTGTATGATGCCGGTGCGGTGGCTATTTTCGGACCGGGTACATCCGTATCAAAAGCGGCCAGCGAAATATTGAATTTGTTGCTGCAGGCAGCGGAGTAA
- the metH gene encoding methionine synthase: MERSKKIYKAIQERILILDGAMGSLIQTYKLEEEDYRGERFKDYHRSIKGNNDILCITQPQIIKEIHAKYLAAGADIIETNTFNATTISQADYDMQDAVWDINYQAAMIAREVADEFTLKTPEKPRFVCGAIGPLNKALSLSPDVNNPGYRSSTFDEVKAAYKQQAEALIKGGCDLLMIETVFDTLNAKAALMAIDEVFEELALKLPVMVSGTITDASGRTLSGQTLQAFIDSVSHMDILSIGLNCSLGAAELAPYVNELSKKAPFYISTHPNAGLPNQFGEYDQTPEEMSELISGWLKEGKVNILGGCCGTTPEHIALLAKEADKYKPHQKVKPPEITHLSGLESLQMRKDSNFINIGERCNVAGSRKFLRLIKEKKYEEAVEIARHQVENGAQIIDVNMDDAMLDAKEEMVTFLNMMMSDPDVSRVPVMVDSSKFEVIEAGLKCLQGKSIVNSISLKEGEEEFLAHARIVKKYGAAVVVMAFDEKGQADTVARRKEICQRAYNLLTQKINFPPQDIIFDPNVLAIATGIEEHSNYAVDFIETCKWIKANLPHAHISGGISNLSFSFRGNDVVREAIHSVFLYHAIKAGLDMGIVNPAMLQVYDDIPGELFTYVNDVVFNTRPDATDRLVDYAETIKGDHKAEADPKQAAWREGTLEERLTHCLVKGISDFLDVDIAEALAKYPSALDIIEQPLMDGMNVVGDLFGDGKMFLPQVVKTARVMKKAVAILQPIIEEEKATGGGDSSSNGKILMATVKGDVHDIGKNIVGVILGCNNYEVIDMGVMVPTEKILKEAIAQEVDIIGLSGLITPSLEEMANVAREMQKQKFTVPLLVGGATTSKVHTAVKIEPQYNHPVIHVKDASKSAQVVSALLSKTGKAAFVSKTHEEYATLRDRNANKRKVTIAPIEKARENSYEIKWSQDQISSPNMLGIKVFEDYAISEIRKFIDWTFFYQAWNLTGNYDDIEEVKTAGQEAEWLKKYKTEGARAKAEEALKLWRDAEAMLNKIERDKMLTPKAVFGLFPANSQGDDVIVYTDESRTKVKTTFHQMREQQDKPGKKAFHSLADFVAPVSSGVKDYIGGFAVTAGIGIEKWEQAYMDDHDDFSAILLKSLADRLAEAFAELVHFRVRKEFWGYAPDEEFNTDNFIRERYRGIRPALGYPACPDHSEKRLLFDMMEVEKNAGITLTEHFSMYPNASVSGLYFAHPEAMYFGIGKVGKDQVQDLAQRKGMSVEEVEKWIPINLAYK, translated from the coding sequence ATGGAGAGATCAAAAAAAATATATAAAGCCATTCAGGAACGTATTCTGATATTGGATGGCGCAATGGGCAGTCTGATTCAAACCTATAAACTTGAGGAGGAGGATTACCGAGGCGAGCGTTTTAAAGATTATCACAGATCTATTAAAGGCAATAATGATATATTGTGCATCACGCAACCGCAGATAATAAAAGAAATCCACGCCAAATACCTTGCAGCCGGTGCCGACATTATAGAAACCAATACCTTTAATGCCACCACCATTTCGCAGGCCGATTACGATATGCAAGATGCCGTTTGGGACATTAATTACCAGGCGGCAATGATTGCTCGCGAAGTAGCCGACGAATTCACTTTAAAAACACCCGAAAAACCCAGATTCGTCTGTGGTGCCATCGGCCCCTTAAACAAAGCTTTGTCCCTTTCGCCCGACGTGAATAATCCGGGATACCGATCCTCTACTTTCGACGAAGTTAAGGCGGCCTACAAGCAACAGGCAGAAGCACTGATTAAAGGGGGATGTGATTTGTTGATGATCGAAACCGTATTCGACACTCTAAACGCCAAGGCGGCTCTTATGGCCATCGACGAGGTGTTTGAAGAGTTGGCGTTAAAACTCCCGGTGATGGTTTCGGGCACCATAACCGATGCCAGTGGGAGAACCTTATCCGGACAAACCCTGCAGGCTTTTATCGATTCGGTGTCGCACATGGATATCCTGAGTATTGGACTGAACTGTTCGTTGGGAGCTGCCGAGCTGGCACCCTATGTAAACGAACTCTCAAAAAAAGCTCCATTTTACATTAGCACACATCCCAACGCCGGGTTACCTAACCAGTTTGGCGAGTACGACCAAACGCCCGAAGAAATGTCGGAGCTCATAAGTGGCTGGTTGAAAGAAGGCAAAGTAAATATTTTAGGTGGATGCTGCGGAACAACTCCGGAGCATATTGCCTTATTAGCTAAAGAGGCCGATAAGTACAAACCCCATCAAAAAGTAAAGCCGCCGGAGATTACCCACCTGAGTGGATTAGAATCGTTACAAATGCGTAAGGACAGCAATTTTATAAACATAGGTGAACGATGCAATGTGGCCGGTTCGCGCAAGTTTTTACGACTCATTAAGGAAAAAAAATACGAGGAGGCGGTTGAAATTGCCCGCCATCAGGTGGAGAACGGAGCTCAGATAATAGACGTGAACATGGATGATGCCATGCTGGACGCCAAGGAAGAGATGGTAACCTTCCTGAATATGATGATGTCGGATCCTGATGTGTCGCGCGTCCCCGTGATGGTCGATTCCTCCAAGTTTGAGGTAATTGAGGCCGGACTTAAATGCTTGCAAGGAAAGTCGATAGTAAACAGTATCAGCCTAAAGGAAGGCGAAGAGGAGTTTTTGGCACATGCCCGTATTGTAAAAAAATATGGTGCGGCAGTAGTGGTGATGGCCTTCGACGAAAAAGGACAGGCCGATACCGTTGCTCGACGTAAAGAAATTTGCCAACGCGCCTATAACTTACTTACCCAAAAAATAAATTTTCCCCCGCAGGATATAATATTCGACCCCAATGTGTTGGCCATAGCCACGGGCATTGAGGAACACAGTAATTATGCAGTGGATTTTATCGAAACCTGTAAATGGATAAAAGCCAACTTACCGCATGCACATATCAGCGGAGGAATCAGTAACCTGTCGTTTTCGTTTCGTGGTAACGATGTGGTGCGCGAGGCCATACACTCGGTATTTTTGTACCACGCCATAAAAGCAGGTCTCGATATGGGCATCGTGAACCCGGCCATGCTGCAGGTATACGATGATATACCCGGGGAATTATTTACCTATGTAAACGATGTGGTTTTCAACACCCGACCGGACGCTACGGATCGCCTGGTGGATTATGCCGAAACGATTAAGGGAGACCACAAAGCAGAGGCGGATCCCAAGCAGGCGGCATGGCGAGAGGGAACGCTCGAAGAAAGGCTCACCCATTGCCTGGTAAAAGGTATCAGCGACTTCCTGGATGTTGATATCGCAGAGGCACTGGCCAAATATCCTTCGGCTTTAGACATTATAGAGCAACCCTTGATGGACGGCATGAATGTGGTGGGCGATCTGTTTGGCGATGGTAAAATGTTTTTACCTCAAGTGGTTAAGACGGCTCGGGTAATGAAAAAAGCAGTAGCCATATTGCAGCCAATCATCGAAGAGGAAAAAGCCACCGGGGGTGGCGATTCTTCAAGCAATGGTAAAATATTAATGGCTACAGTTAAAGGCGATGTGCACGATATAGGCAAAAATATTGTGGGTGTAATTTTGGGTTGTAACAATTACGAGGTAATTGACATGGGAGTGATGGTGCCCACCGAAAAAATATTGAAGGAAGCCATTGCCCAAGAGGTAGATATTATCGGATTAAGCGGTTTGATAACCCCTTCGCTTGAAGAGATGGCTAATGTAGCCCGGGAAATGCAAAAGCAAAAATTTACTGTCCCCCTTTTGGTGGGTGGAGCCACCACGTCTAAAGTGCATACCGCGGTTAAAATTGAACCACAGTACAACCATCCGGTGATTCATGTGAAGGACGCCTCTAAGAGTGCACAGGTGGTGAGTGCCCTGCTATCGAAAACCGGCAAGGCTGCGTTTGTAAGTAAAACACACGAAGAATACGCCACGCTAAGAGATCGCAATGCCAATAAACGGAAGGTAACCATCGCTCCTATTGAAAAAGCCCGCGAAAACAGCTATGAAATAAAGTGGAGTCAGGATCAGATTAGCTCGCCCAATATGTTGGGCATAAAAGTATTTGAGGATTATGCCATTAGTGAAATAAGAAAATTTATCGACTGGACTTTCTTTTATCAGGCATGGAACCTAACGGGTAATTATGATGATATTGAAGAAGTAAAAACGGCCGGGCAAGAGGCCGAATGGCTCAAGAAGTATAAAACAGAGGGAGCGCGCGCCAAAGCCGAAGAAGCACTTAAACTGTGGCGTGATGCTGAAGCCATGCTCAACAAAATTGAGCGCGATAAAATGCTCACACCCAAAGCCGTGTTCGGCTTGTTCCCGGCCAACAGCCAGGGCGACGATGTGATTGTATATACCGATGAATCACGCACCAAGGTAAAAACCACGTTTCATCAAATGCGCGAACAGCAGGACAAGCCCGGCAAAAAGGCCTTTCATTCGCTGGCCGATTTTGTGGCGCCCGTTTCGTCAGGTGTAAAAGATTACATTGGGGGCTTTGCTGTTACCGCAGGAATAGGCATCGAAAAATGGGAGCAAGCTTACATGGACGATCACGATGATTTTAGTGCTATCCTGCTCAAGTCCCTGGCCGACAGACTCGCCGAAGCTTTTGCTGAATTAGTGCATTTTAGGGTGCGAAAAGAGTTTTGGGGCTATGCGCCCGATGAAGAGTTTAATACCGACAATTTTATTCGTGAGCGATATCGTGGTATTCGTCCGGCATTGGGTTATCCGGCCTGTCCCGACCACAGTGAAAAACGCCTATTGTTCGATATGATGGAGGTAGAAAAGAATGCAGGGATCACCTTAACAGAGCACTTTAGTATGTACCCCAACGCATCGGTCAGCGGACTTTATTTTGCACATCCCGAAGCCATGTATTTTGGTATTGGCAAAGTGGGCAAAGATCAAGTGCAGGATTTGGCTCAACGAAAAGGGATGAGTGTGGAGGAAGTAGAGAAATGGATACCCATCAATTTGGCGTATAAGTAG